The following coding sequences lie in one Takifugu rubripes chromosome 8, fTakRub1.2, whole genome shotgun sequence genomic window:
- the LOC115250863 gene encoding putative uncharacterized protein DDB_G0290521: MDHVSQRRLSPRTSPSPSPSTSPSTSPSTSPSPSTSPSTSPCTSTSPSTSPSPSPCTSPSPSTSPSPSTSPSTSPSTSPSTSTSPSTSPSTSPTTSPSTSPSTSPSTSPSTSPSTSTSPSTSPSTSPSTSPSTSPSTSTSPSTSPSTSTSPSTSPSTSPSPSTSPSTSPSPSYSVHYQSRPLL, translated from the exons ATGGATCATGTGTCGCAGCGGCGCCT TAGCCCTCGcactagccctagccctagccccaGCACTAGCCCTAGCACTAGCCCTTCcactagccctagccctagcacTAGCCCTAGCACTAGCCCTTGCACTAGCACTAGCCCTTCcactagccctagccctagcccttgCACTAGCCCTAGCCCCAGCACTAGCCCTAGCCCCAGCACTAGCCCCAGCACTAGCCCTAGCACTAGCCCCAGCACTAGCACTAGCCCTAGCACTAGCCCCAGCACTAGCCCTACCACTAGCCCTAGCACTAGCCCCAGCACTAGCCCTAGCACTAGCCCTAGCACTAGCCCCAGCACTAGCACTAGCCCTAGCACTAGCCCCAGCACTAGCCCCAGCACTAGCCCTAGCACTAGCCCCAGCACTAGCACTAGCCCTAGCACTAGCCCCAGCACTAGCACTAGCCCCAGCACTAGCCCTAGcactagccctagccctagcacTAGCCCTAGcactagccctagccctagctaTTCTGTCCACTATCAGTCAAGGCCACTTTTATAG